One Halodesulfurarchaeum sp. HSR-GB genomic window carries:
- a CDS encoding SLOG family protein, translating to MTRNSDGVKGANSRSLTNSAIREPDQILYGESIPTSGKVLIIAGSQSATDELSEPGLSLLIDSAIESLPFNPIAVISGGADGVDTFGEKWADKNDLPIARFEPEWDDIDHPDAVVREGQYGKYDAAAGPRRNRWMAEYAKFYAEQGALLALPDLPSSGTESMI from the coding sequence ATGACTCGCAATTCCGATGGCGTCAAAGGCGCTAACAGTCGCTCGCTCACGAACTCCGCCATTCGAGAGCCCGACCAGATTCTCTATGGAGAATCGATCCCGACCTCTGGAAAGGTCCTGATAATCGCTGGCTCCCAATCGGCAACGGACGAGCTCTCCGAGCCCGGCCTGTCGCTCCTGATCGATAGTGCAATCGAATCGCTCCCCTTCAATCCAATCGCCGTCATCTCTGGCGGAGCTGATGGCGTCGATACGTTCGGCGAGAAGTGGGCCGATAAGAACGATCTGCCTATCGCCCGGTTCGAGCCAGAATGGGACGATATCGACCATCCCGATGCAGTCGTTCGAGAAGGACAGTACGGAAAGTACGACGCCGCTGCGGGGCCCCGAAGGAACCGATGGATGGCCGAGTACGCAAAGTTCTACGCCGAGCAAGGCGCCCTTCTCGCGCTTCCGGACCTCCCCAGTAGTGGGACCGAATCGATGATCTAG
- a CDS encoding ArsR family transcriptional regulator, which yields MRLATPTDFGILDALADGKRNLAANLSPEIKKDRSYINTRLPALEDYGLLNKIGPAPNSGLYEITDKGKRVLEIHQEHQPDSAASFDYETELENLTAD from the coding sequence ATGCGCCTTGCAACACCGACAGACTTTGGGATACTTGACGCTTTAGCCGATGGGAAGCGAAATCTGGCTGCGAATCTGTCTCCGGAGATCAAAAAAGATCGATCCTATATCAACACTCGTCTTCCAGCCCTCGAAGATTATGGTCTTTTAAATAAAATAGGTCCAGCTCCGAATAGCGGTCTATACGAAATCACAGATAAAGGAAAGCGAGTCCTCGAAATACACCAAGAACACCAGCCTGATAGTGCAGCATCATTTGACTACGAAACAGAACTCGAAAATTTAACAGCAGACTAA
- a CDS encoding DUF4326 domain-containing protein, with the protein MTNSKTQFSSRVGKIHEDETDVYIGRGEGGDVHILNSEVGEYGWLGNPYPLSDYDREESIARFTRDFLDRIESDKEFRHAVAELKGENLGCFCQNLVDEGPACHGEVIAHVADLLYK; encoded by the coding sequence ATGACAAACAGTAAAACCCAGTTCAGTAGCAGAGTTGGAAAGATCCACGAAGATGAAACAGATGTGTACATCGGACGGGGCGAGGGAGGTGATGTACACATACTAAACAGTGAAGTGGGCGAGTACGGATGGCTCGGAAACCCATATCCGCTATCGGATTACGACCGTGAAGAATCGATAGCTCGATTCACTCGGGATTTTCTTGACCGGATTGAAAGCGACAAAGAATTTCGACATGCAGTTGCAGAATTGAAAGGCGAGAATCTCGGATGTTTCTGCCAAAATTTGGTAGATGAAGGACCTGCCTGCCATGGCGAGGTGATTGCTCACGTAGCTGATTTGTTATACAAGTAA